CGGAAAGACCAAAAGGTTGGCGCGCCGACTGGCTCGCGATGAAGAGCTGGCGCACGGCTACCGTCAGCCTGCTGTCCTTCTCATCCGGCAAGCCCCAGGGCCTGGTGTGGATCGCGATTCCAACCTGGCTCGCGCGCGAAGGTGTGGACATCCGCATCATCGGACTGTTCACCCTGGCTCAGGCCCCCTGGACCTTCAAATTCGTCTGGACCCCGAACATGGACCGCTACAAGCAGCCGGTTCCAAAACTTCAAGGCAAACTCGGCTGGACCTTGTTCATGCAAGTGGGGCTACTGGTGACCACGCTGGTCCTGGGAGGCGTGGCGCAACAGCCGGATGCCATCTGGATTATCGGCGCCCTGACCCTGGCCATTGCCTTTGCCTCGGCCAGCCAGGACATCGCCATCGATGCCTACGCGGTCGAGATCCTGCGCCCAAACGAGCAGGGCATCGCCGTGGGTGCGCGCACGGCCGTGTACCGGGCGGCCATGTACGTGGCCGGCGGGGTGACCATCACCCTGGCCGGACTGTGGTCGTGGCCAACCATGTTCGCGGTGCTGGCAGTCCTGTATTTGCCGATGATGGTCGTTACCGTCTTTGCGCCCCGGCCCGAAGCGGGCGAACAGAGGCCCCCGCGCTCCCTGCGCGCCGCCGTGTGGGAGCCCTTTCTAGGCTTCATGCTGAAGCGGCGGGCACTGGAAATCCTTGCCTTCGTCATCCTGTACAAGCTGGCGGACAACCTCGCCACGGCGCTGGTACGACCCTTCCTCGTTCAGGTGGGATTCAACAACTTCGATGTCGGCATCGCCACCGCCACCATCGGATTGATCGCCACCCTGTTTGGCACCTTCGTCGGCGGTGCACTGACCACCACCATGGGTCTGGGTCGAGCCCTGTGGGTCTTCGGCGTCCTGCAGGTGCTGGCGAATTTCGGCTATGTCGCCGTCGCCAGCGTTGGCCTGAACCGGCCGCTCATGTACAGCGCCATGGGCTTCGAGAGCCTCACCACCGGCATGGGTACGGGTGCGTTCAGTGTCCTGCTCCTGCGCATGACACAGAAGGAGTTCTCCGCCACCCAATACGCCCTGTTCTCCAGCCTGTTTGCCCTGCCGCGCCTGTTCGGCGGACCGATCACCGGCATCATGGTGGACGCCATCGGCTGGCGTGATTTCTTCCTGTTCACGATCGCGGCCGGCGTTCCCGGCCTGCTGATGCTGCAACGGTTCTCCCCGCTGGGGACGCGGGAGCCGCAGCTGCACGACCACCTTCATACCGCGCTGACTCGCCTCTCCCGTGCTGCCGTCGTGGCCCGCGCCGTAGTCGGCGGCATCCTCGGCGCGATCACCGCCGTAGCCGTTGCCGGCCTG
This Acidiferrobacteraceae bacterium DNA region includes the following protein-coding sequences:
- a CDS encoding MFS transporter, producing ERPKGWRADWLAMKSWRTATVSLLSFSSGKPQGLVWIAIPTWLAREGVDIRIIGLFTLAQAPWTFKFVWTPNMDRYKQPVPKLQGKLGWTLFMQVGLLVTTLVLGGVAQQPDAIWIIGALTLAIAFASASQDIAIDAYAVEILRPNEQGIAVGARTAVYRAAMYVAGGVTITLAGLWSWPTMFAVLAVLYLPMMVVTVFAPRPEAGEQRPPRSLRAAVWEPFLGFMLKRRALEILAFVILYKLADNLATALVRPFLVQVGFNNFDVGIATATIGLIATLFGTFVGGALTTTMGLGRALWVFGVLQVLANFGYVAVASVGLNRPLMYSAMGFESLTTGMGTGAFSVLLLRMTQKEFSATQYALFSSLFALPRLFGGPITGIMVDAIGWRDFFLFTIAAGVPGLLMLQRFSPLGTREPQLHDHLHTALTRLSRAAVVARAVVGGILGAITAVAVAGLFEAVKNRHLHPQQTLDWIRHTAELFSLRSAGDWLTWVGIVVFALTTALVVAAWSAARSGWATGGDQGR